GTCCAGCCGGTCTTTACCGGCAAAGAGTCCGACACCGCTCTGTTGAGCAACCCCGCTGCCGCCATTGCGCATTTCGGTGCACCTGAAGTAAGTGTGAGGGAGATGATCCCGTGGGTTGCTGACTGGTTGAAGCAGGGGGGAACCCTGTTTAACAAGCCGACCCATTTTGAGGAACGTGGGGGCAAGTACTAGCAGATCGCCCTGGGGGGGTACGGAGTGCGCATCCTCCCTCTGGGGGCGTCCCGACGACGGGCAGGGCCCGCGCGAGAGCGTTTATAATAAAACTCTTCAAGGACAAGCAATGGTGAGGTACTCCTATGGCACAACTGCCTGAAGTTCCCAGCGCAGTGCTCAAAGCCCTTCAGGAAGGACAGGTCATACCGGCCCATCCGTTGGCATTGAATTCTGCGCGACAGTTTGATGAGCGCCGTCAGCGCGCTCTGACCCGGTACTATCTCAACGCCGGCGCCGGCGGCATCGCCATCGGCGTGCATACCACCCAATTTGAGATCCGCAAACGCCAGATCGGTTTGTACCGGCCGGTCCTCGAGTTGGCGGCTGAAGAGGTGGATGCTTTTGTCAAGGCGAAAAGAAAACCGATTATTAAAATCGCCGGCGTCATTGGTCTGACCAATCATGCGGTCCGGGAGGCGGAGTGGGCGGCGGGTCTGGGATACCACGCGGCGCTGTTGAGCTTGTCGGCGTTTCAATATGTGGACAACAAGAGCC
This is a stretch of genomic DNA from bacterium. It encodes these proteins:
- a CDS encoding dihydrodipicolinate synthase family protein; amino-acid sequence: MAQLPEVPSAVLKALQEGQVIPAHPLALNSARQFDERRQRALTRYYLNAGAGGIAIGVHTTQFEIRKRQIGLYRPVLELAAEEVDAFVKAKRKPIIKIAGVIGLTNHAVREAEWAAGLGYHAALLSLSAFQYVDNKSLLSHCQQIAKIIPLVGFYLQPSVGGRVLDRDFWRGFAEIENVVAIKIAPFNQYRTLDVLHGVAQSGRAKEIALYTGNDDHIVLDLMTPFKIPTASGVVTLQMVGGLLGHWAVWTRQAVRLLDKIKKWRNGETRLT